From the genome of Castor canadensis chromosome 4, mCasCan1.hap1v2, whole genome shotgun sequence, one region includes:
- the LOC141422523 gene encoding spondin-1-like, with the protein MVSEHPAPLQAPTGHQGSSKSHSPPPRGPFQTEVCLERIGDTRTELGGGVLEDETALGHLRLSRSLVRGPDAAPGRGIGFLQGDLRPCGQVGRLLSPILHVQGTRREGCTEFSLRVEGDLDICKPGSSYHALLAASSVLIAD; encoded by the exons ATGGTCTCTGAGCATCCAGCGCCGCTCCAAGCTCCCACTGGCCACCAGGGCTCCTCCAAGTCTCACTCCCCGCCCCCCCGTGGACCATTTCAGACAGAAGTCTGCTTGGAGAGGATCGGCGACACCAGAACTGAGTTGGGGGGGGGGGTCCTTGAAGATGAGACTGCCTTGGGGCACCTGAGGCTAAGCCGCAGTCTGGTTCGTGGCCCTGACGCTGCCCCTGGCCGTGGCATTGGCTTTCTCCAAGGCGACCTTAGACCATGCGGCCAAGTCGGAAGGCTGCTGTCGCCCATCTTGCATGTCCAGGGCACGCGGCGCGAGGGCTGTACCGAATTCAGCCTCCGTGTGGAGGGCGACCTCGACATCTGCAAGCCTGGAAGCAGCTACCACG cccttttggccGCCAGCTCTGTGCTGATCGCAGACTGA